TGAACTATACGGGGCAAACTTTTTCGTGGATTTAGGAAAAAAGGGCGAATACCATGTGGTCAGCATGAGTGTGGAAATCGCCAATGAGAAGTTCCTTAAGGACTCTGATCCGCTGCTTCAAAAAGGGATTGAGTTCCTGGCAGATGTCCTGCAAAATCCTGATGTTGACAGTGAAGGGTTTGACTCGAACATTATTGAAAAAGAAAAACGAAACCAAAAGGTGAGAATTCAGGCGGTCTATGATGATAAAATGCGCTATGCGAATTCAAGGCTCGTGGAGGAAATGTGTAAAGGTGAACGGTTTGCCCTCCATGTGAACGGTGTCAATGAAGAAGTCGATGGCATCACGGCAGTAAGTCTATATGAATATTACCAAAAGGTCATGAATGAAGACCAATTCGATCTATATGTGATTGGGGATGTGGATGTTAAAGAGGTAGAAGCCCTGTGCGACCGGCTTTTCAAATTGGAGGATCGACACCCTCAAGAAGTTGAATCTTCAGAAGTAACGAGAAAAGAGAATGAGCATGTCGTAAAAGAAAAGCAGGATGTGAAGCAGGGGAAACTCAATATCGGCTACCGTACTAATACCCACTACGGCGACGAAGATTATTTTGCCCTTCAGGTGTTCAACGGGATTTTCGGTGGATTCTCTCATTCGAAATTATTCATAAATGTGAGGGAAAAGGCAAGCCTTGCTTACTATGCTGCCAGCAGGCTGGAGAGTCATAAAGGGTTGATGATGGTCATGTCCGGAATCGAGTTCAACAAATATGATCAGGCTGTGGGGATCATCAATGAACAATTGAAGGCGATGAAAGAAGGCGACTTCACTGATGGCGAGATTGAACAGACGAAAGCGGTCATCCGCAATCAGCTGCTTGAAACCATCGATACGCCACGGGGAGTGGTGGAGATTCTCTATCATAATGC
The nucleotide sequence above comes from Bacillus sp. KH172YL63. Encoded proteins:
- the yfmF gene encoding EF-P 5-aminopentanol modification-associated protein YfmF, with protein sequence MTAINEIVKKKQGYTLHIVQTDKYKTNSLVLKMKAPLDKDTVTLRGLLPHVMQSSTKTYPSTTALRSYLDELYGANFFVDLGKKGEYHVVSMSVEIANEKFLKDSDPLLQKGIEFLADVLQNPDVDSEGFDSNIIEKEKRNQKVRIQAVYDDKMRYANSRLVEEMCKGERFALHVNGVNEEVDGITAVSLYEYYQKVMNEDQFDLYVIGDVDVKEVEALCDRLFKLEDRHPQEVESSEVTRKENEHVVKEKQDVKQGKLNIGYRTNTHYGDEDYFALQVFNGIFGGFSHSKLFINVREKASLAYYAASRLESHKGLMMVMSGIEFNKYDQAVGIINEQLKAMKEGDFTDGEIEQTKAVIRNQLLETIDTPRGVVEILYHNAVAHQDIDLKHWLDEIEKTTKEDIVKAANKVEIDTIYFLTGMEG